From Candidatus Methylomirabilota bacterium:
GTGTTCGTGGATAAAGAGTCGGTAAACGGTAAAGTGCGCACTGCTCACTTGGTTGACAAACCAAAGGGAGGAACAGTGCTATGGGCAGGAAAGAAATGAAGGGCATCTCATTGAACTACGATACTGAAAATGATGTGCTCTACCTGTATTTTGAGAAAGTACAGGAAGCCGTGTCTCGTGAGATCGCCGACGGAGTCTTTGTCAGACTAGACCCAAATACAGACCAGGTGGTTGGCGTAACAATCTTGGATCTACAAAAAAAGTCGTTGGAAGATCGCGGGATAAAGTTTATTCCAATCGACAAGACATTTCTGGAAGCCCGCACCTAAAACGCCCCGCAAAAGGCCAGCCTCTCTTGCCCGGCAATCTGTCACTGCAAAGCGTATCAGCAATCTTGAGCGTCCCGCTGGGGCTCGTGGTCGGCAGTTTCCTGAATGTCTGCATATGGCGTATCCCGCGCGACGAAGGTCTCGCCTTTCCTGGATCGCATTGCCCTCAGTGCAATGGACCGATAAGTTGGTACGATAATATCCCGCTTGTCAGCTTCGTGTGGCTTGCGGGCCGATGCCGTCGGTGCAAGGCTCCGATTCACTGGCGGTATCCGCTTGTAGAAGGGTTGACCGCCGGCCTTTACCTTATGACGGTACTACACTTCGGCTTCACTATCCGAACAGCATTTCTCCTCCTTTTCCTCTCGGTGCTGGTGGTGATCACATTTATCGATCTGGACCATGGAATCATTCCTCATATCCTCAGTCTTCCCGTCATACCGATTGGCCTCCTCGCCAGTATCCTGACCTACGATCCGCCGCCGCTTCAAGCCGTAACGGGAGCGTTTGTTGGCGCCGGACTGGTGTACCTGGTTGCGGTATATGCAGAGGTAGCCTTTCAGCGGGAGAGCATGGGCGGCGGCGATGTGAACCTGCTCAGCATGATTGGCGCCTTCCTTGGTTGGCGTCTCATGCTCGTCTCTTTTGGCGTCGCGGTTATCTCCGGCGCCTGTCTATCGCTGGGACTGATTGCAGCCCGCGTGCTGTCGCGGAAAGACCGGATCCCGTTCGGGCCGTTCTTGGCACTCGGCGCGGTTGTCGCCCTGTTTATTGGTAATGAGTTGATCGACTGGTACCTGAGCCTCTTCAGGTGACGTCAGCGACAAGGTGTTGACACCCTGCTGTAACTCGTGTAGAAATTCTACCTGTGAGCACACAATGACGTACGGCGGTAACCCCACTTTTACAGTCCGGGTATTCGAGCGGATCCTGGATATCCTTCCGATTCTCACGACCCTGCTGCTCCTCTCGATCTACCCGCTCCTCCGATACCTGCCCGGCGATCCGTTTTGGGCCGAGGTATTTCGATTCGCCGTCATCACAGTCTGGATCGGCTACCTGATCATCAATCAGGTCCGCGCTCATAAGACGCGACAGGAGCTGCTGGCCAACATGGAGACCGACTGGCGCAGCAGGCTTGAGACCTCCGGGCACTCCTTGAGTCATTATGCGATCCTCATGCCTCTGAAGCGGGAGAACAACCGCCGTGTGCTGTTTCAGACGATGCGTTCGATTGAGAGGCAGCGCTACCCGCTCGAGCGGATCACGCTGATTCCTATCGTGGAGGCGGAAGATCAAGAGACGCTTCACACGCTGGGCGATCTCCTTCCGACGTTCGAGAAGTCCTTCAGGATTCGGCTCTTCACCTATCCCACCGAGGGGATCGTGAACAGATGTAAGGCGACATCGATCAGCGCTGCCGGCCGTGATCTCGCGCGCCGGATCGATGATGGCGCGCTCCGGGATGAGGACCTGAAGATTGTGATTATCGATGCCGACACGATTCTGCATCCACAGGACCTTGCCTTCCGGGAGCATAGCCGTCGGCAGGAAGCGGAACGCGCGATGGCCAGTGGGGACCGAGGGGTCGTCCTGCAGTCACTGACCACCTACACCTCAAACTACTGGAAGGTGCCGATGCTGCCTCGTCTGCACAACTCCGGGTTTGTCTTGTATCAGTTGGGAAAGATGCAGACTGCCGGCGACTATCTGGTCCTTGGTCCCGGGACGAGCCTCCCCTTCCGTGATTTCCGCGCGGTGGACTACTTTGAGCCGAATCGTCATAACGAGGATATGCAGTTTCGGTACAAGGTGGTAATGGAAGGGTTTCGCGTGGCCCCTGTCAAGATGCCAACCTGGGGACAGGCGCCGCTCACCACCAGGGAGTCGTGGGGTCAGATCGCTCGTTGGGCGCGCGGCGCGGTCGACGTCAAATTCGTAGTCAATTACGCGCGAAGATTTGACGATATACGGGTGCCGCTGCTGAAACGGAAGTTGTTCCTGGCGCTTCGGGCGCTGTTTGCCAACTCGATGCCGCCCCTCATGGTCTTTTTACCGGCGCAACTGATCCTGATCTCCTGGATCAGTCCCTGCGTCAGGGAGCTGTGGCCGTTTCAGGTATTCCTCTCGCCTGATGTCCTCACCTTACGGATCGGGAGTAAGGGTCTGTGTGTGAGTCCACTTGCCGCCTTTAATCTCCGATTCCAGACGATTGTGCTGACCGCTTCGATGTTCTTAGGCATGGTGTTAGTCCCCCACACGCTGAAGCCGATTATTTATCAGCGGCCACCTCTCCGTTGGCGGCAGTCCAGAAAACTCTTTGAGTGGTCTCGCCTCACCTTCACGCCGGTTAACCTGCATAACTATTTCCTGATGGCCACGGCACAGCTTTACATGCAGGCTCGCCTCGCACTAGGCATCTCCATTACGCACACGGAGACTACCAGGAAGTGATGTGCGTGGTACAGGGTCCGGAGTGCGAAGTACAAAATCCCCCTACCCCCCCTTTACAAAAGGGGAGCACGGGGGGATTTGCCGTGCGTGGTCCCTTGTGCGATTTGCGAAGTCCCCCGCACCCCGCACGCCATTGACCATCGGTTTTTTTACCTGCAACGCCTCCCCGCTGCTCAACGGCCTCGCTGTCTCCATTGAACAATTTGCACTTCACTTGCGTCGCCTCGGCCACCGGATCTTCATTTTTGCGCCGCGTTACCCGGGCTGCCCGGAGGTAGAGCCGGACACCTACCGGTTCCCATCGCTGCGTGTTCCCACGCATCACCGCTATGCCTTGCCGATTCCAGCCGCCGCCGTAGAACTCCATCGTCTGATTCCGCGCCTCGGTCTTCAGGTCATCCATGCTCACCACCCGTTCCTTGTCGGGCCTTACGCTCACCGCCTGGCTCGCCGGCTGCGAGTCCCGTGTGTGTTCACCTATCATACGCTGTATGAGCATTATGCCCATTACGTGCCGGTGATCTCGCCTCTGGTCGCCCGGGTCGCGGAGGCCAGGAGCTATGCCTTCGCCAACCGGGCTGATCTGATTATCGCGCCGACGTCAGGGGTGCAGGAGCGGCTGCGGAGCCGTGGGGTCATCACCCGCATGGAAGTAATCCCCACAGGGATCGAGCCGCCGGACCCACCGGAGGAATCGAGGCCCCGGATTCGCCGTCGTCTGAGTGTACCGAACGACGGGCCGGTCCTTCTGTACGTAGGGAGGCTGGCCAGAGAGAAGAATCTCGGATTGCTCTTGCGGGCAGTCCATGCCGCGGCCCGGGTTGTGCCTCACCTCACGCTGCTGCTGGTCGGGGAGGGAGACGAGGAGCGCTCTCTACAGCGGCTGGCCGCCCATCTGGAAATTGCTGACCGGGTCCGCTTCGTAGGCTTGGTTCCGCATCAGGCTGTGGGCGACTGGTATCGAGCTGCGGACCTCTTCGTTTTCCCGTCGGTTTCGGAGACCCAAGGCCTGGTGGTGCTCGAGGCAATGGCGCACGGGCTCCCTGTCTTGGCCGTCCGGTCAGTTGGTACCTCGGATTTTATCACAGATGGGGTAAACGGGGCCTTGGCCGATGGTGCCGAGGACGATTTCATCCAGCGTTTGCTCTCACTGCTCCGCGATGGATCGAATCTCACTCGCTATGCCGAACAGGGCAGGGTGGGGGCGATGCAGATAACGGCGGAAGCCTCGGTTGTTCGGCTCCTTGAGGCCTACGAGCGACTGTTGGCACAGGACGTATCCTTGAATAGTGTAGTGTCTCACAATTACCGTTCGTGCTGAGCCAGTCGAAGCATGAACGGAACGCTACAACAAGATTCACCCTTCGACAGGCTCAGGGTGAACGGAACTCTAAAGCCATTACTGAAACACTACGCTCGTTCTCACACCGTGCATTTGATATGACTTCAATGGAGCAGTTGATCGAGGACTACTTGAGGTTCCTGACGGTCGAGCGGGGGCTGGCAGAGAACAGCTTGGCGGCGTATGGACGGGATCTCCACCGGATAGCCGGCTACTTGAAGCAGGCCGGGGTCGGCTCATTTCAGGAGGTCAGCCGCGGGCAGGTCGCACGTCTACTCTTGACGCTCCGAGAGGAGGGGCTGGCGCCCCGCACCGTCGCGCGTCATACCTCATCGCTACGAGGTCTGTACCGGTACCTGCTGGCGCAGGGTCATGCGAAAGAGGATCCGACCGCGCACCTGGAGTCGTCGAGCCCGTGGGTCCGTCTACCTGGGGTGCTGAGCCAGGAAGAGGTCACGCGGCTGCTGGCGGCGCCGCCTACCAGCAATCATCTGGGTCTTCGTGACAAAGCGATGCTGGAACTGCTGTACGCGGCCGGCCTGCGAGTGTCGGAGATGGTGACCCTCCGGTTGTCCGATGTGGACCTGGAGGTAGGCTATGTGCATTGTCAGGGCAAGGGAGGGAAAGACCGCGTGGTGCCGTTGGGGCGCGATGCCCAGACCGCAGTTCGCCGGTATCTCGCGACCTCAAGGTCGCACCTTCAAAGAGGACGATCAAGTTCTACGCTGTTCTTAAACCGCTGGGGGTGGCCGTTGACGCGTCAAGGTTTCTGGAAGCTCCTCCGCGCGTATGCGACAGCGGCGGGAATCGACCGGCGAGTGACCCCTCATACGCTTCGCCATTCTTTTGCCACGCACCTCCTCGAGCGCGGCGCCGACCTTCGGGCGGTCCAGGTGATGTTGGGCCATGTCGATATCTCCACGACGCAGATCTACACACACGTCTCCCGGGCACACCTGAAGACGGTCTACAACCGATACCATCCAAGGGCGTAGCGCCAAACCGTGCGAAGTGGTCATTGCGAGCGCAGCGAAGCAATCCAACCGTTCTTTGTCTACACGACCCTACTTTACCGCAACGCAGCGCGAAGAGCAGAGAGATTGCTTCAGTCGCTCCGTTCCTTCGCAATGACCGACGACGGGGGACCTTCAAACCCATGACCGTGTTAACGCATGTGAGGCAGCTTCCTCGGTTCCGGGAACTCGATCCGCTCAGCCGTAGTACACTTGAGGCGGCGCGCAAGGCCGCCGCCCCTTCGCCGATCTATGCTGTCGGCGGCTATGTGCGGGACCTGCTCCTCAACGGGCGAAATGTCGATATCGATCTGGTAGTTGAGGGCGATGCCATTGCTATAGCCAGACGTCTGGCGCATTCCCTCGAGGCGGTGGTGACGCCGCACCCCAGGTTCGGAACCGCCCATCTGCGGCTCCCTGGAGGCAGAAGGCTTGATCTCGCCACCGCCAGGTCGGAACGCTACCCGCACGCTGCCGCGCTGCCGGAGGTTCAACCGGCCCCACTCCTTGCCGATCTGCTTCGACGCGATTTCAGCATCAATGCCATGGCTGCCCGTATCGATCGTCATCGGTTCGGGCCGCTGATCGATCCGCTGGGAGGACTCCGGGACCTGGATCACGGTCGGATCAGAGCCTTGCACGAACAGAGCTTCATCGACGATCCCACCCGGCTCTTCAGGACAGCCCGGTTTGAGGGCCGATATCGGTTTATGATTGCTCGAAGTACGTTGCGGCTGATGAAGGCCGCAGTGAAGGGGGGCGCGGTCGGGCATCTTGCCGGTCCGAGAATCTTCAGAGAGCTCTACCTGATCGCGCAGGAACCATCGGCCCCCCGGATTATCTGGCGGCTCAGAGATCTGGGCGTATTGACGGCTATTCATCCGAGGCTGGCCCTCCCGGGAGCCGCCTTCGGTCTGCTCGAGCGTGTGCGGCAGGTGCTCTCTCAGGATTCATCGATGCCGTTTCCGGAGGGAACAGCGGAAGGTGAGACGCTTCTCCTCGGAATGCTCTATTTTCTGCATCCGAAGACGGTTGTCGCCCTCCTCAAGAGGCTTACCCCACCCCACCGGATAGCCGAAAAGCTTACGGCCGATCACAAGGCATGTCGAAACGCTGCGCAGAAGCTTACACGTGCCGTCGATCTTCGCCAAAGCCGAATGGCCAGGCTGCTGGATCCCCTTTCGCCGGAGGCCAGGGCCGTACTGCTGGCTGTACTTACCAACGGATCGGCGCGGGACGCGGTATCCCGATACCTCACGACGTCATGGCATGTCGTACCATTGCTGAAAGGCGAAGACCTGCGCCGGTTGGGACTGAAGCCAGGCCCCATTTACCGGCAGACCTTGGCCGCCTTGCGCGCAGCCAAGCTGGACGGGCGTCTCCACACCAAGGAGGATGAGACGTTGTTTATCCTTCAGCGCTTTCTCGGCGCGCGCCTTCGGCATTGACAAGGGGGGTTCCCTTTGTTACGGTAACTGTAAATAAAGTTTGTATTCCCTGGAAAGAGCGCGACGAAAAAAATGTCTGATCTGGCGCAATTTATGCTGAATCTGAGCGTGAGGCTGCCGGCCATCCTGGCAGCCTTGACGTTTCACGAGTATGCCCACGGGTGGGTTGCCGACAAGCGGGGCGATCCGACCGCGCGGTTGATGGGTCGCCTCACCTTTAACCCCATCGCCCACCTCGATCCGGTCGGAACCCTGGCCCTGATCTTGACACCGGTCGGCTGGGCCAAGCCGGTGCCGGTGAATTTCGACAATCTCCGTCATCCGCGACGCGATATGGTCTTGGTGGCGGCAGCCGGACCGGGCGCGAACCTCATCCTCGCCTCCGTATGTGCCTGGTTGCTTCGGCTGTTCGACGGGACTGAGGGGATAAGTGAGTCCGCGTGGTGGCTGACGCCGGTCCATCTCATGTTGTACAAGAGCGTGCTGATCAACGTGGCCCTGGCCATCTTCAACCTGATTCCCTTGTTGCCGCTCGATGGCGGCCGCGTCTTGGCCGGCCTCTTGCCGCCCCGACAGGCTGCCTCGTATGGCAGGCTGGAGCGGTACGGCTTTGTGATTCTGCTGGTCCTGATGTTCAGCGGGGCGGTCGAACGGCTGATCTGGCCGCCCATCGCGCTTGTTGCCGGTCTGTTGCTCGGCGCGTAGTTGTGAGAGGAAGTACCACAGTCGATGACAAAGGGTCGTGTCTTGAGTGGGATGAGGCCGACTGGACGGCTGCATCTCGGCCACCTGTTCGGCGCTCTGGACAACTGGCGCCGGCTGCAGGAAGCGTATGAGTGCTTCTTCTTCGTGGCCGACTGGCATGCGCTCACGACTGAATACGCCGAGACAAAGGGTATTCGGGACAATATCCGCGAGATGGTCCTGGATATGTTGGCAGCCGGGATCGATCCCTCGAAGGCGACCCTCTTTCTGCAGTCGAGGCTCCATGAACATGCGGAGCTGTACCTGTTGCTGTCGATGATTACGCCGGTCCCCTGGCTGGAGCGGAATCCGACGTACAAGGAGCAACAGCAGGAACTGACCACCAAAGACCTCAGTACCCATGGGTTTCTGGGCTACCCGGTCCTGATGGCCTCAGACATCCTGATCTACAAAGCCAATCATGTGCCGGTCGGCGTTGACCAGGTACCGCATCTGGAATTGGCGAGGGAGATCGCGCGCCGGTTCAATACGCTGTACGGCGAGGTTCTCATCGAGCCGCAACCCCTTCTGACTGAGTTTGCAAAGGTCCCCGGCACCGATGGCCGTAAGATGAGCAAAAGTTACGGCAACGCCATCTATCTGGCCGATCCGCCCGAACAGGTGACTGCAAAGATCAAGCCGATGGTTACGGATCCTGCCAGAGTACGCCGCCGCGATCCAGGTAATCCGGACGTCTGCCCGGTCTTTGACCTGCACAGAATCTTTACACCCAAAGTAGCGCGGGACACCGCCATCGATCCAGGCTGTCGAACAGCGGGGATTGGCTGTTTGGACTGCAAGGGGATGCTGTTGGAGCATATGCTCCCCGCGCTACGGCCTATCTACGAGCGACGCCAGGAGTTGGCGGCTCGCCCGGAGATCGTCCAGGAGGTCTTGGAGGACGGATATGCCAGGGCCAAGAAGGTTGCGGGAGAGACCCTGTCGGAGATCAAGACCGCGATGCATATGTAGCCCGGCGTTCAATGTGCAGGGTGCAATGTTCACAGTTGAACATCGCTTGAGGTGTGGAAATGGTTGATCGCTCGATTCCTGAAGGGCTGACGTTTGACGACGTGCTCCTGATCCCCGCCAAGTCCGAGGTCCTCCCACGGGATGTCGATGTGCGGACCCACCTGACCAGACGTCTCACTATCAACATTCCGGTCGTCAGCGCCGCGATGGACACAGTCACCGAGGCCAGGATGGCCATTGCGCTGGCCCGGGAGGGGGGAATCGGCATGATCCACCGGGCGCTCCCTCCGGATCGGCAGGCCCTTGAGGTGGACAAAGTCAAGAAGTCCGAGAGCGGAATGATCGTAGACCCGATCACGATCTCGCCGGACCAGAAGCTATCCGACGCCCTGGAACTGATGCAACACTATCGGATTTCAGGCGTCCCTGTTACGCAGAACGGCAAATTGGTCGGCATCCTGACCAATCGAGACATCCGCTTCGAGACGAAGCTTGACCTGAAGATTGCCCAGGTGATGACCAAAGATCGGCTTATCACGGCGCCGGTCGGCACCGGTCTGGAAGAGGCAAAGGAGATCCTGCACCGCAACCGGATCGAGAAGCTGCTGGTGGTGGATGATGCGTTCAATCTCCGCGGTCTCATCACCATTAAGGATATTGAGAAGACGATCAAGTATCCGAACGCCTGTAAGGATGAGCTGGGGCGGCTGCGCGTCGGCGCGGCCGTCGGCGTGAGCGAGGAGACGCCGGACCGGGTGGACGCGCTGGTCAAGGCCGGCGTCGACGTCCTGGTGGTAGATACCGCCCACGGCCACAGCAGCGGGGTCATAGAGACCGTTGCGATGATCAAGCGGCGGTATCCCGATGCCGAGGTAATTGCCGGCAATATTGCGACGGCCGAAGGGGCCGAGGAGCTGATCAGGGCGGGGGCCGACGGGCTGAAGGTCGGGATCGGCCCGGGATCTATCTGTACGACCCGCATGGTCGCCGGAGCGGGGGTCCCGCAGATTACGGCGATTGCGGACTGCGCGAAAATCGCCGATAGACATGGCGTCCCGATCATTGCCGACGGCGGCATCAAGTTTTCGGGCGACATGACCAAGGCGATTGCGGCCGGGGCACATGCCGTGATGCTTGGGAGTCTGCTGGCGGGGACCGAGGAAAGCCCGGGCGAGACGATCATCTTTCAGGGTCGGACCTACAAGGTTTACCGGGGTATGGGTTCGCTGGGCGCCATGCAGCGGGGTGGCAGGGATCGGTACGGTCAGGAGGCGGAAACAGAGGAACACAAGCTGGTTCCCGAGGGGATTGAAGGGCGCGTTCCCTATAAAGGGACTCTGGCCGGCAGCATGTATCAACTGGTTGGAGGGCTCAGATCCGGCATGGGCTATTGCGGCTGTTACACCGTCGAGGAACTTCGCCAGAAAGGCCGCTTTATTCGAATCACCTCCGCCGGGCTCCGCGAGAGCCACGTGCATGACGTCATTATCACCAAAGAAGCCCCGAACTACCGGCTGGATTAGGTAAAGTGCGGCTTTCCAGTTATCAGTCGTGTAGGGGCGCTGCTTGCTGCGCCCTCTTTGGGCAGGGCAAGCCTTGCCCCTACACTGATCGCTAAAAGCTGTCCTTCATGGATAAAATCCTCATCCTCGATTTTGGTTCGCAGTACACGCAGTTGATCGCCCGCCGCATCCGTGAACTGGGCGTCTACTGCGAGATCCGTCCGTTCAACCTGCCGCTGGACGACATCAAGACTTTTAACCCCAAAGGAATCATTCTCTCCGGCAGTCCTGCCAGTGTCTACCAACCGGATGCTCCTATTTGCCGGCGCGAGGTGATCGAACAGGACGTGCCGGTCCTGGGGATCTGCTACGGAATGGGGATTCTCGGTCATTTTTATGGCGCCATCACGATACGAGCCACCTCCCGGGAATATGGGCGGGCACACCTCACGATCGACGACACCGCCGATCTCTTCTCCGGCGTGAACAGTGGACTCAGTGTCTGGATGAGCCACGGCGACAAGCTTGAGGCGATGCCCGACACGTTTCGTCGCCTCGCCCACACGACGAATGCGCCGTTCGCCGCGATCCGCCATCGAACGCAGCCGCTCTTTGCGGTCCAGTTTCACCCTGAAGTTGCCCATACTGACAGCGGGAAAGCGATCCTCGGGAACTTTCTGTTCAGGGTCTGCGGCTGCGCCCAGGATTGGCAGATGCATTCCTTCGCCGAGATGGCTGTCGATCAGATCCGACGCCAAGTGGGGGATCGCCGGGTCCTCTGTGCGCTGAGCGGGGGGGTCGATTCTTCGGTGGTCGCGCTGTTGGTTCACCGGGCGATCGGTTCAAAGCTCACTTGCGTGTTCGTCGATAACGGTCTGCTCCGAAAGGGGGAAGCTGCCCGGGTGGAGCAGGCCATGGGCGAGCACTTGGGTGTTCACATGGTTTCGGTCGATGCGAGGGAGCGATTCCTGACCCGGCTCAAAGGGGTGATCGATCCTGAGGAGAAGCGGAAGATCATCGGCGCAGAGTTCATCGCCGTCTTTGAGGAAGAGTCACGGCGGCTGGGGCGATTCGACTTTCTCGCCCAGGGGACCCTCTATCCGGATGTCATTGAGAGCGTGTCGGTCCAGGGACCGTCAGTCACCATTAAATCCCACCACAACGTGGGGGGCCTGCCGGAGCAGTTCGATTTTGAGTTGCTCGAACCGCTGCGGGAGCTGTTTAAAGACGAAGTTCGAGAGCTTGGCAGGGAACTTGGCCTGCCGGATGCCATTCTCTGGCGTCAACCGTTCCCGGGACCGGGACTGGCGGTCCGGATTATCGACGAGGTAACGCAGGCGCGACTGGACCTGCTGACAGAGGCCGATGCCATCGTCGAGGCGGAGGTCATTCGGGCGAAACTCGACCGCGAATTATGGCAGGCGTTTGCCGTCCTGTTGCCGATCAAAACAGTGGGGGTCATGGGTGACGAACGGACCTATGAGCATGTTGTCGCCATCCGGGCCGTCACCAGCCTCGACGGGATGACAGCCGACTGGGCGCGCCTGCCCCATGACCTGCTCCAGGCGATCAGCAGCCGGATCGTAAGCGAGGTCAAAGGCGTCAACCGCGTCGTCTACGACATCTCCTCCAAGCCTCCCAGCACCATTGAGTGGGAGTGACCTCGCTTAGGTTGCGCGCTATACGGCATTTGCGCAGGCAGGCTATCACAACAAGCCGTCTGGGTCAGTAACAGATGTTGACCTACAAAGCGATGTATAAGTTCCTTGAGCGTGGGGTTCACGCGGAAGTGCTGGACTTTCCCGGCACCATTACCTTTGGGGAGACACTGCAAGAAGCCCGGCGCTTGCTGGCAAGCGCCTTAGTCGATATGACAGAAACGGCCTTACTGCGCGGCGAGCCGCTCCCACAGCCTGATCCATCATGTACCGATCCGGAAGCTGATGTGGAAGAACCCATCCATTTACTGCTGACCGCAGCATCCCATATCAGCGTCGTGCCCCAAACGGCCGCCTGATGAAGCGGCGCGACCTGCTTCGCCACTTGCGCCAGCACGGTTGCCGATTCGTGCGGGAAGGTACAGAACACTCGATCTGGGAAAATCCTGTAACCCGTCGCCGGACTTCGGTACCGCGCCACAGGGAGATTCCAGAGTTTACCTCCGCCCGTATCTGCAAACAACTTGGCGTGCCTGCACCGGTCTAGGGCCATGGGATACTTGGGCTAATG
This genomic window contains:
- a CDS encoding DUF2283 domain-containing protein; amino-acid sequence: MGRKEMKGISLNYDTENDVLYLYFEKVQEAVSREIADGVFVRLDPNTDQVVGVTILDLQKKSLEDRGIKFIPIDKTFLEART
- a CDS encoding prepilin peptidase, giving the protein MSVPLGLVVGSFLNVCIWRIPRDEGLAFPGSHCPQCNGPISWYDNIPLVSFVWLAGRCRRCKAPIHWRYPLVEGLTAGLYLMTVLHFGFTIRTAFLLLFLSVLVVITFIDLDHGIIPHILSLPVIPIGLLASILTYDPPPLQAVTGAFVGAGLVYLVAVYAEVAFQRESMGGGDVNLLSMIGAFLGWRLMLVSFGVAVISGACLSLGLIAARVLSRKDRIPFGPFLALGAVVALFIGNELIDWYLSLFR
- a CDS encoding glycosyltransferase family 2 protein, which codes for MTYGGNPTFTVRVFERILDILPILTTLLLLSIYPLLRYLPGDPFWAEVFRFAVITVWIGYLIINQVRAHKTRQELLANMETDWRSRLETSGHSLSHYAILMPLKRENNRRVLFQTMRSIERQRYPLERITLIPIVEAEDQETLHTLGDLLPTFEKSFRIRLFTYPTEGIVNRCKATSISAAGRDLARRIDDGALRDEDLKIVIIDADTILHPQDLAFREHSRRQEAERAMASGDRGVVLQSLTTYTSNYWKVPMLPRLHNSGFVLYQLGKMQTAGDYLVLGPGTSLPFRDFRAVDYFEPNRHNEDMQFRYKVVMEGFRVAPVKMPTWGQAPLTTRESWGQIARWARGAVDVKFVVNYARRFDDIRVPLLKRKLFLALRALFANSMPPLMVFLPAQLILISWISPCVRELWPFQVFLSPDVLTLRIGSKGLCVSPLAAFNLRFQTIVLTASMFLGMVLVPHTLKPIIYQRPPLRWRQSRKLFEWSRLTFTPVNLHNYFLMATAQLYMQARLALGISITHTETTRK
- a CDS encoding glycosyltransferase; its protein translation is MRFAKSPAPRTPLTIGFFTCNASPLLNGLAVSIEQFALHLRRLGHRIFIFAPRYPGCPEVEPDTYRFPSLRVPTHHRYALPIPAAAVELHRLIPRLGLQVIHAHHPFLVGPYAHRLARRLRVPCVFTYHTLYEHYAHYVPVISPLVARVAEARSYAFANRADLIIAPTSGVQERLRSRGVITRMEVIPTGIEPPDPPEESRPRIRRRLSVPNDGPVLLYVGRLAREKNLGLLLRAVHAAARVVPHLTLLLVGEGDEERSLQRLAAHLEIADRVRFVGLVPHQAVGDWYRAADLFVFPSVSETQGLVVLEAMAHGLPVLAVRSVGTSDFITDGVNGALADGAEDDFIQRLLSLLRDGSNLTRYAEQGRVGAMQITAEASVVRLLEAYERLLAQDVSLNSVVSHNYRSC
- the xerD gene encoding site-specific tyrosine recombinase XerD, with protein sequence MEQLIEDYLRFLTVERGLAENSLAAYGRDLHRIAGYLKQAGVGSFQEVSRGQVARLLLTLREEGLAPRTVARHTSSLRGLYRYLLAQGHAKEDPTAHLESSSPWVRLPGVLSQEEVTRLLAAPPTSNHLGLRDKAMLELLYAAGLRVSEMVTLRLSDVDLEVGYVHCQGKGGKDRVVPLGRDAQTAVRRYLATSRSHLQRGRSSSTLFLNRWGWPLTRQGFWKLLRAYATAAGIDRRVTPHTLRHSFATHLLERGADLRAVQVMLGHVDISTTQIYTHVSRAHLKTVYNRYHPRA
- a CDS encoding CCA tRNA nucleotidyltransferase → MTVLTHVRQLPRFRELDPLSRSTLEAARKAAAPSPIYAVGGYVRDLLLNGRNVDIDLVVEGDAIAIARRLAHSLEAVVTPHPRFGTAHLRLPGGRRLDLATARSERYPHAAALPEVQPAPLLADLLRRDFSINAMAARIDRHRFGPLIDPLGGLRDLDHGRIRALHEQSFIDDPTRLFRTARFEGRYRFMIARSTLRLMKAAVKGGAVGHLAGPRIFRELYLIAQEPSAPRIIWRLRDLGVLTAIHPRLALPGAAFGLLERVRQVLSQDSSMPFPEGTAEGETLLLGMLYFLHPKTVVALLKRLTPPHRIAEKLTADHKACRNAAQKLTRAVDLRQSRMARLLDPLSPEARAVLLAVLTNGSARDAVSRYLTTSWHVVPLLKGEDLRRLGLKPGPIYRQTLAALRAAKLDGRLHTKEDETLFILQRFLGARLRH
- a CDS encoding site-2 protease family protein, with protein sequence MSDLAQFMLNLSVRLPAILAALTFHEYAHGWVADKRGDPTARLMGRLTFNPIAHLDPVGTLALILTPVGWAKPVPVNFDNLRHPRRDMVLVAAAGPGANLILASVCAWLLRLFDGTEGISESAWWLTPVHLMLYKSVLINVALAIFNLIPLLPLDGGRVLAGLLPPRQAASYGRLERYGFVILLVLMFSGAVERLIWPPIALVAGLLLGA
- the trpS gene encoding tryptophan--tRNA ligase — protein: MTKGRVLSGMRPTGRLHLGHLFGALDNWRRLQEAYECFFFVADWHALTTEYAETKGIRDNIREMVLDMLAAGIDPSKATLFLQSRLHEHAELYLLLSMITPVPWLERNPTYKEQQQELTTKDLSTHGFLGYPVLMASDILIYKANHVPVGVDQVPHLELAREIARRFNTLYGEVLIEPQPLLTEFAKVPGTDGRKMSKSYGNAIYLADPPEQVTAKIKPMVTDPARVRRRDPGNPDVCPVFDLHRIFTPKVARDTAIDPGCRTAGIGCLDCKGMLLEHMLPALRPIYERRQELAARPEIVQEVLEDGYARAKKVAGETLSEIKTAMHM
- the guaB gene encoding IMP dehydrogenase; the protein is MVDRSIPEGLTFDDVLLIPAKSEVLPRDVDVRTHLTRRLTINIPVVSAAMDTVTEARMAIALAREGGIGMIHRALPPDRQALEVDKVKKSESGMIVDPITISPDQKLSDALELMQHYRISGVPVTQNGKLVGILTNRDIRFETKLDLKIAQVMTKDRLITAPVGTGLEEAKEILHRNRIEKLLVVDDAFNLRGLITIKDIEKTIKYPNACKDELGRLRVGAAVGVSEETPDRVDALVKAGVDVLVVDTAHGHSSGVIETVAMIKRRYPDAEVIAGNIATAEGAEELIRAGADGLKVGIGPGSICTTRMVAGAGVPQITAIADCAKIADRHGVPIIADGGIKFSGDMTKAIAAGAHAVMLGSLLAGTEESPGETIIFQGRTYKVYRGMGSLGAMQRGGRDRYGQEAETEEHKLVPEGIEGRVPYKGTLAGSMYQLVGGLRSGMGYCGCYTVEELRQKGRFIRITSAGLRESHVHDVIITKEAPNYRLD